The following proteins are co-located in the Bordetella bronchialis genome:
- a CDS encoding cupredoxin domain-containing protein: protein MLRRARAWLPALALALLFAGGAARADELPTFQLTFKADGTFEPARLEVPAGRFKIELSNESNEPVEFESIPLRKEKVLGPGVKSFVVITISRPGEYPFFDDFHQDVKGTLVVKPKD from the coding sequence ATGTTGCGCCGGGCCCGTGCATGGCTGCCGGCGCTGGCGCTGGCGCTGCTGTTCGCCGGCGGCGCGGCGCGCGCCGACGAGCTGCCGACTTTCCAGCTGACCTTCAAGGCCGACGGAACGTTCGAGCCGGCGCGGCTGGAAGTGCCGGCGGGCCGTTTCAAGATCGAGCTGAGCAACGAAAGCAACGAGCCGGTGGAATTCGAAAGCATCCCGCTGCGCAAGGAAAAAGTGCTGGGTCCGGGTGTGAAGTCCTTCGTCGTGATCACGATCTCGCGTCCCGGCGAGTATCCCTTCTTCGACGACTTCCACCAGGACGTCAAAGGTACGCTGGTCGTTAAACCCAAGGATTGA
- a CDS encoding BON domain-containing protein has product MRTRQILIAALLGLGTAALPAAHAADNADTSGKQKQSVGEYASDTVVTTKVKAAIVADKSLSALDIAVETNNGVVTLTGTVASAAQSDTATHVARGVEGVKQVRNNLKVDASKSNK; this is encoded by the coding sequence ATGCGCACCCGTCAAATCCTGATCGCCGCCCTGCTTGGCCTTGGCACGGCCGCCCTGCCGGCCGCCCACGCGGCCGACAATGCCGACACCAGCGGCAAGCAAAAACAATCCGTCGGGGAGTATGCCTCGGACACCGTGGTCACCACCAAGGTGAAAGCGGCCATCGTCGCCGACAAATCGCTCAGCGCGCTGGATATCGCCGTGGAGACCAATAACGGCGTGGTGACCCTAACGGGCACCGTGGCGTCCGCGGCGCAAAGCGACACCGCCACCCATGTGGCGCGCGGCGTGGAAGGCGTCAAGCAGGTCAGGAACAACCTGAAGGTGGACGCCTCCAAGAGCAACAAGTAA
- a CDS encoding DUF1328 domain-containing protein: MLYYAAVFFVIAIIAAVLGFGGIAAGAAGIAKILFIVFLVLALLSVLGGVFRR, translated from the coding sequence ATGCTGTACTACGCCGCAGTTTTCTTCGTTATCGCCATCATCGCGGCCGTCCTGGGCTTCGGCGGCATCGCCGCCGGCGCCGCGGGCATCGCGAAGATCCTGTTCATCGTTTTCCTGGTCCTGGCGCTGCTGTCCGTCCTGGGCGGCGTGTTCCGACGATAG
- the phbB gene encoding acetoacetyl-CoA reductase, with protein sequence MSGKLAYVTGGMGGIGTSICQRLAKDGFRVVAGCGPSRNYQQWLDEQAAQGYTFYASVGNVSDWESTVQAFEKVREAHGTVDVLVNNAGITRDGLFRKMSLDDWRAVIDTNLNSLFNVTKQVLDPMVDQQWGRIINISSVNGQKGQFGQTNYSTAKAGIHGFTMALAQEVASKGVTVNTVSPGYIGTDMVRAIRPDVLEKIVATIPVRRLGTPEEIASMVSWLASDQSGFATGADFSLNGGLHMH encoded by the coding sequence ATGAGCGGAAAACTGGCATATGTGACGGGCGGCATGGGTGGCATAGGAACCTCGATCTGCCAGCGGCTTGCCAAGGACGGCTTCCGCGTGGTCGCGGGCTGCGGGCCCAGCCGCAACTACCAGCAGTGGCTGGATGAACAGGCCGCCCAGGGCTATACCTTCTACGCGTCCGTGGGCAACGTTTCGGACTGGGAATCCACGGTCCAGGCTTTCGAGAAAGTGCGCGAAGCGCACGGCACGGTGGACGTGCTGGTGAACAACGCGGGCATCACGCGGGACGGCCTGTTCCGCAAAATGTCGCTCGACGACTGGCGCGCGGTGATCGACACCAATCTGAACAGCCTTTTCAATGTGACGAAGCAGGTGCTGGATCCCATGGTCGACCAGCAGTGGGGCCGCATCATCAACATCAGTTCCGTGAACGGCCAGAAGGGCCAGTTCGGGCAGACCAACTATTCGACCGCCAAGGCCGGCATCCATGGATTCACCATGGCGCTGGCCCAGGAAGTGGCCAGCAAGGGCGTCACCGTCAACACCGTGTCGCCCGGCTATATCGGTACCGACATGGTGCGGGCCATCCGCCCCGACGTCCTGGAAAAAATCGTCGCGACCATTCCGGTGCGGCGCCTGGGTACGCCGGAGGAGATCGCCTCCATGGTGTCGTGGCTGGCTTCCGACCAATCCGGCTTCGCCACGGGGGCGGACTTTTCCCTGAATGGCGGCCTGCATATGCATTGA
- a CDS encoding 4Fe-4S binding protein, translating into MAVAVARATARVADFLRDHAPMLRKLQWGIVALYAFLLIVPAMMPLPDNTASVFNNLTVVAQFAFWGIWWPFVLVSMPIMGRAWCGLFCPEGMLTEWASERGKGLAIPRWMRWGGWPFVAFALTTIYGQLVSVYQYPLAVLAVLGGSTAAAMVVGWRYGRSKRVWCKYLCPVNGVFNLLAKLSPWHFKVNEEAWRHPVIRIQPINCAPLVPLRNMKGAGDCHMCGRCSGYRGAIALTPRSPEAEIVSVAQGDAWQTALVVFGMMGIAMGAFLWSASPWFVTIKQAAATWLIDKDITWPLLDNAPWFILTHYPDVNDSFSWLDGACILFFIAATTVVVGGALYGALWLADRLLPAVPGRTRWGGAGVHKLAQPLIPAAGIGVFLGLSATTITLLKHEGVQALWANPVRFTLLTLAIAWTLRLAWRVIGQRTPSLARRSAAWLVFAAGLLPFCYAWVLFFVTW; encoded by the coding sequence ATGGCTGTAGCAGTGGCGCGGGCGACCGCCCGCGTGGCCGACTTCCTGCGTGACCATGCCCCCATGCTGCGCAAGCTGCAGTGGGGCATCGTTGCTTTGTACGCCTTCCTGTTGATCGTGCCCGCGATGATGCCGCTGCCGGACAACACGGCCTCGGTGTTCAACAACCTGACCGTGGTCGCGCAGTTCGCCTTCTGGGGCATATGGTGGCCTTTCGTGCTGGTATCCATGCCCATCATGGGTCGCGCCTGGTGCGGCCTGTTCTGCCCGGAAGGCATGCTGACGGAATGGGCCAGCGAACGCGGCAAGGGCCTGGCCATTCCGCGCTGGATGCGCTGGGGCGGCTGGCCCTTCGTGGCCTTCGCCCTGACGACCATCTATGGCCAGCTGGTCAGCGTGTACCAGTACCCGCTGGCGGTGCTGGCGGTGCTGGGCGGCTCGACGGCGGCGGCGATGGTGGTGGGCTGGCGCTACGGGCGCAGCAAGCGCGTCTGGTGCAAGTACCTGTGCCCCGTCAATGGCGTGTTCAATTTGCTTGCCAAGCTCTCGCCGTGGCATTTCAAGGTCAATGAAGAGGCCTGGCGCCATCCCGTCATCCGCATCCAGCCCATCAACTGCGCCCCGCTGGTGCCGCTGCGCAACATGAAGGGCGCGGGCGATTGCCATATGTGCGGACGCTGCAGCGGCTACCGCGGCGCCATCGCGCTGACGCCGCGTTCGCCCGAGGCGGAAATCGTCAGCGTCGCCCAGGGCGATGCGTGGCAGACCGCGCTGGTGGTGTTCGGCATGATGGGCATCGCCATGGGGGCCTTCCTGTGGAGCGCCAGCCCCTGGTTCGTCACCATCAAGCAGGCCGCCGCCACCTGGCTCATCGACAAGGACATCACCTGGCCGCTGCTGGACAACGCGCCGTGGTTCATCCTGACCCATTACCCGGACGTCAACGACAGCTTTTCCTGGCTGGATGGCGCCTGCATCCTGTTCTTCATCGCCGCCACGACGGTCGTGGTCGGCGGCGCGCTATACGGCGCGCTATGGCTGGCCGACCGCCTGCTGCCGGCCGTGCCGGGCCGTACGCGCTGGGGCGGGGCGGGCGTGCACAAGCTGGCGCAGCCCTTGATTCCGGCGGCCGGTATCGGCGTATTCCTGGGCCTGTCCGCCACCACCATCACCCTGCTCAAGCACGAAGGCGTGCAGGCGCTGTGGGCGAACCCGGTGCGCTTCACCCTGTTGACGCTGGCCATCGCCTGGACGCTGCGCCTGGCCTGGCGCGTCATCGGCCAGCGCACGCCGTCCCTGGCGCGCCGGTCGGCCGCATGGCTGGTGTTCGCGGCCGGACTGCTGCCGTTCTGCTACGCCTGGGTATTGTTTTTCGTCACCTGGTAG
- a CDS encoding FTR1 family iron permease, whose translation MEQVSFIVWRESVEALLVVGILYSWLRATPEGRRGLPYLWGGVGAGLALAVALALVLLGVSSWLSDTGQEWFQAGMAVVACVLVVQMVFWMKKHGRTLKGELESGARESMRHDNWWGLLVLVMIAVAREGSETVVFLYGTVSAGAEGANGWMLALAGLGGFVVALLTFWLLQLGGKLITWRRFFRVTEILLLLLAGSLLVGGLDHLISLGVVPPLVDPLWDSSWLLDDSSGIGKVLADFAGYRAYPALITVLAWVGYWVVVWALLRRVRPAAPRERGAAAAANAR comes from the coding sequence ATGGAACAGGTCTCTTTTATTGTCTGGCGCGAATCCGTGGAAGCCCTGCTGGTCGTGGGCATCCTGTATTCCTGGTTGCGCGCCACGCCCGAGGGACGGCGCGGCCTGCCGTACCTGTGGGGCGGCGTCGGGGCGGGCCTGGCGCTGGCCGTGGCGCTGGCCCTGGTGCTGCTGGGCGTGTCGTCCTGGCTGTCCGACACCGGGCAGGAGTGGTTCCAGGCCGGCATGGCGGTGGTGGCCTGCGTGCTGGTCGTCCAGATGGTGTTCTGGATGAAAAAGCACGGCCGCACGCTGAAGGGCGAACTGGAAAGCGGCGCGCGCGAATCCATGCGGCATGACAACTGGTGGGGCCTGCTGGTCCTGGTCATGATCGCCGTCGCGCGCGAGGGCAGCGAAACCGTCGTCTTCCTGTACGGCACGGTGTCCGCGGGCGCGGAAGGCGCCAATGGCTGGATGCTGGCGCTGGCGGGGCTGGGCGGTTTCGTCGTGGCGCTGCTGACCTTCTGGCTGCTGCAGCTGGGCGGCAAGCTCATCACCTGGCGGCGCTTCTTCCGCGTGACGGAGATCCTGTTGCTGCTGCTGGCCGGCTCGCTGCTGGTGGGCGGCCTGGATCACCTGATTTCGCTGGGCGTGGTGCCGCCCCTGGTCGATCCGCTGTGGGACAGCAGCTGGCTGCTGGACGACAGCAGCGGCATCGGCAAGGTCCTGGCCGACTTCGCGGGCTATCGCGCGTATCCGGCGCTGATCACCGTGCTGGCGTGGGTCGGGTACTGGGTCGTGGTGTGGGCGCTGCTGCGGCGTGTCCGTCCGGCGGCGCCGCGCGAGCGTGGCGCGGCGGCCGCGGCGAACGCGCGATAA
- the phaR gene encoding polyhydroxyalkanoate synthesis repressor PhaR, which yields MTQAQAGASTRLIKKYPNRRLYDTQTSTYITLADVKQLVLANESFQVVDAKTGDDLTRSILLQIILEEEGGGVPMFSSNMLAQIIRFYGHAMQGIMGSYLEKNIQAFMEIQERMAEQSKGLYGSQFGPEAWAQFMNGQAPMMQNMMNSYIEQSKNLFVQMQDKMQDQTRSMFSSFPFPGTAQGNRK from the coding sequence ATGACGCAAGCCCAAGCAGGCGCCAGCACACGCCTGATCAAGAAATACCCGAACCGCCGTTTGTACGATACGCAGACCAGCACCTACATCACGCTGGCGGACGTCAAGCAACTGGTGCTGGCCAACGAATCCTTCCAGGTCGTCGACGCCAAGACCGGCGACGACCTGACGCGCAGCATTCTTCTGCAGATCATCCTGGAAGAAGAAGGCGGTGGCGTTCCCATGTTCTCGTCGAACATGCTCGCGCAGATCATCCGCTTCTACGGGCATGCCATGCAGGGCATCATGGGCTCCTACCTGGAGAAGAACATCCAGGCCTTCATGGAAATCCAGGAGCGCATGGCCGAACAGTCCAAGGGGCTGTACGGCAGCCAGTTCGGGCCCGAGGCCTGGGCCCAGTTCATGAACGGGCAGGCGCCGATGATGCAGAACATGATGAACAGCTACATCGAGCAGAGCAAGAACCTGTTCGTCCAGATGCAGGACAAGATGCAGGACCAGACGCGCTCGATGTTCTCCAGCTTCCCCTTTCCCGGCACGGCGCAGGGCAACCGCAAGTAA
- the cphA gene encoding cyanophycin synthetase has translation MEVSRIRALRGPNLWSRNTAIEAIVACDDLECSIDRLPTLEPRLRARFPQLGLLRPEGYQGTLSMAHVLEQVALLLQAHAGCPVTFSRTAPTVEPGVFQVVVEYSEEPVGRLAFELAEALCVAAREDRPFDLADALHRLRELDEDIRLGPSTGAIVHAAVARNIPYRRLTQGSMVQFGWGSRQRRIQAAETDRTNAISESIAQDKDLTKMLLAAAGVPVPLGRTASSADDAWAAAQELGGPVVVKPRDGSQGRGVAVNIETRDRIAAAFAAASEISRDVIVERYIPGHDFRLLVVGDTLVAAARRDPPQVSGDGVHTVRELIEQVNQDPLRGDGHATSLTKIRIDDIAIATLAKQGYQVDSVPPTGARVVLRNNANLSTGGSATDVTDEVHPELAARAVTAARMIGLDLCGVDVVAETMHLPLEEQRGAIVEINAAPGLRMHLTPSFGKGRAVGEAIIANMFAEGEDGRIPVVAVAGTNGKTTTVRLTAHLLGQDGTRVGMTNSDGVYIGARRIDTGDCSGPRSARSVLAHPDVDAAVLETARGGILREGLAFDRCNVAVVTNIGMGDHLGLGYISTVEDLAVVKRVIVQYVQPSGYAVLNAADHIVADMASSCPGGIVFFAQDGHHPRMTTHRAQGGRVVYRDGDHLVAAQGADTERIPLADIPLTRGGSIAFQVENAMAAIGAAWALETPWPRIRQGLKTFVSDAATAPGRFNVFEYRGATLIADYGHNPDAIGALVQAVEAMPAVRRSVVISGAGDRRDEDIRRQTEILGEAFDDVILYQDQCQRGRADGEVIALLREGLRHASRTTYSTEIDGEFVAIDAALERLQTGDLCLILVDQVEEALAHIAMRVAQASVPA, from the coding sequence CCTTGCTATTGCAGGCGCATGCGGGTTGTCCCGTCACGTTCAGCCGCACCGCCCCCACGGTGGAGCCCGGCGTATTCCAGGTGGTGGTCGAATACAGCGAAGAGCCCGTCGGCCGCCTGGCTTTCGAGCTGGCCGAGGCGCTCTGCGTGGCCGCGCGCGAGGACCGGCCCTTCGACCTGGCCGACGCCCTGCACCGGCTGCGCGAGCTGGACGAAGACATCCGGCTGGGACCCAGCACGGGGGCCATCGTGCATGCCGCGGTCGCCCGCAATATTCCGTACCGGCGGCTGACGCAAGGCAGCATGGTGCAGTTCGGCTGGGGATCGCGGCAGCGGCGCATCCAGGCCGCGGAGACCGACCGCACCAACGCCATTTCGGAGTCGATCGCGCAGGACAAGGACCTGACCAAGATGCTGCTGGCCGCGGCCGGCGTGCCGGTGCCGCTGGGCCGCACGGCATCCAGCGCCGACGACGCCTGGGCCGCCGCGCAGGAACTGGGCGGGCCGGTGGTGGTCAAGCCGCGCGACGGCAGCCAGGGGCGCGGCGTGGCGGTCAATATCGAGACGCGCGACCGCATCGCCGCCGCCTTCGCCGCAGCCTCGGAAATCAGCCGCGACGTCATCGTGGAACGCTACATCCCCGGCCATGACTTCCGCCTGCTGGTGGTGGGCGACACGCTGGTCGCCGCCGCCCGCCGCGATCCGCCGCAGGTTTCCGGCGACGGCGTGCACACGGTGCGCGAACTGATCGAACAGGTCAACCAGGATCCCCTGCGCGGCGACGGCCATGCCACTTCCCTGACCAAGATACGCATCGACGACATCGCCATCGCCACGCTGGCCAAGCAGGGCTACCAGGTGGACTCCGTGCCGCCCACCGGCGCGCGGGTGGTCCTGCGCAACAACGCCAACCTGAGCACGGGCGGATCGGCCACCGATGTCACCGACGAAGTCCACCCCGAACTGGCCGCCCGGGCGGTGACCGCCGCCCGCATGATAGGCCTGGACCTGTGCGGCGTGGACGTGGTGGCCGAAACCATGCACCTGCCCCTGGAAGAACAGCGCGGCGCCATCGTCGAGATCAACGCCGCGCCGGGCCTGCGCATGCACCTGACACCGTCTTTCGGCAAGGGCCGCGCCGTGGGCGAAGCCATCATCGCGAACATGTTCGCCGAAGGCGAGGACGGCCGTATTCCGGTAGTGGCCGTGGCCGGCACCAACGGCAAGACGACGACGGTCAGGCTGACCGCCCACCTGCTGGGGCAGGACGGCACGCGCGTGGGCATGACGAATTCCGACGGCGTCTACATCGGCGCCCGCCGCATCGATACGGGGGACTGCAGCGGCCCGCGCAGCGCGCGCAGCGTGCTGGCGCATCCGGACGTGGACGCCGCGGTACTGGAAACCGCGCGCGGCGGCATCCTGCGCGAGGGCCTGGCCTTCGACCGATGCAATGTCGCGGTGGTCACCAATATCGGCATGGGCGACCACCTGGGCCTGGGCTACATCAGCACGGTCGAGGACCTGGCGGTCGTCAAGCGCGTGATCGTGCAGTATGTGCAGCCCTCCGGCTATGCGGTACTGAATGCCGCCGATCACATCGTCGCCGACATGGCGTCCAGTTGCCCCGGGGGCATCGTCTTCTTCGCCCAGGACGGCCACCATCCGCGCATGACCACGCACCGCGCGCAGGGCGGCCGCGTCGTCTATCGCGATGGCGATCACCTGGTCGCCGCGCAAGGCGCGGACACGGAAAGAATCCCGCTGGCCGATATCCCGCTGACGCGCGGCGGCAGCATCGCCTTCCAGGTCGAAAACGCCATGGCGGCCATCGGCGCGGCCTGGGCGCTGGAAACGCCCTGGCCGCGCATCCGCCAGGGCCTGAAGACCTTCGTCAGCGATGCCGCGACCGCGCCGGGCCGCTTCAATGTGTTCGAATATCGCGGCGCCACCCTCATCGCCGACTACGGCCACAATCCGGACGCCATCGGCGCGCTGGTGCAGGCCGTGGAGGCCATGCCCGCCGTGCGCCGCTCGGTGGTGATCAGCGGCGCCGGCGACCGCCGCGACGAGGACATCCGCCGGCAGACGGAAATATTGGGCGAAGCCTTCGACGACGTGATCCTGTACCAGGATCAATGCCAGCGCGGCCGCGCCGACGGCGAAGTCATCGCGCTGCTGCGCGAAGGGCTGCGCCATGCCAGCCGCACCACTTATTCCACGGAGATCGACGGCGAGTTCGTCGCTATCGACGCCGCGCTCGAACGCCTGCAGACCGGCGACCTGTGCCTGATCCTGGTCGACCAGGTCGAAGAAGCGCTGGCGCATATCGCCATGCGCGTCGCGCAGGCATCCGTGCCGGCGTGA
- a CDS encoding PhzF family phenazine biosynthesis protein has protein sequence MRTYRFRILNVFAESTFGGNPLCVFEDGTGLDDAEMQSLALQFNLSETTFILPSRSASARMRIFTPGYEMPFAGHPTLGTSQVVRALRGTGDSLSLETRAGIVPVQAAGDRWTLVAPGGSQPEVRAPALPAPTIAALLGVGEDDLLSEPLWLDTGAHQLVVPLKTADAVRRARPDASRLGEWETAKSGRRVAYVFAFDGRQEDGVDRVVARYFSVHPTGGLVEDPGTGSACANLGGWCLATGRALPVRARVEQGAAVDRPCFLGLDVGADRQVRVSGRVLELGSGTITLP, from the coding sequence ATGAGAACCTATCGCTTCCGCATCCTGAACGTCTTTGCCGAAAGCACCTTCGGCGGCAACCCTTTGTGTGTCTTCGAGGACGGCACCGGCCTGGACGATGCCGAGATGCAGTCGCTGGCGCTGCAGTTCAACCTGTCCGAGACCACCTTCATCCTGCCATCGCGGTCGGCGTCCGCGCGCATGCGCATCTTCACGCCCGGCTACGAAATGCCTTTCGCCGGGCATCCCACGCTGGGGACGTCCCAGGTGGTGCGCGCCTTGCGGGGTACGGGCGACAGCCTGAGCCTGGAAACGCGTGCGGGCATCGTGCCGGTGCAGGCGGCGGGAGACCGCTGGACGCTCGTGGCCCCGGGCGGCAGCCAGCCGGAAGTCCGCGCGCCGGCCCTGCCGGCGCCCACCATCGCGGCACTGCTGGGCGTGGGCGAAGACGACCTGCTGTCCGAGCCCTTGTGGCTGGATACGGGCGCGCATCAATTGGTCGTTCCCTTGAAAACCGCGGACGCGGTGCGGCGGGCCCGTCCGGACGCGTCGCGCCTGGGCGAATGGGAAACGGCCAAGTCGGGACGGCGGGTCGCTTATGTGTTCGCCTTCGACGGCCGGCAGGAAGACGGGGTCGACCGCGTTGTCGCGCGTTATTTTTCCGTGCATCCCACGGGGGGACTGGTCGAAGACCCGGGCACGGGATCCGCGTGCGCCAACCTGGGTGGATGGTGCCTGGCAACGGGCCGTGCCTTGCCCGTGCGGGCCAGGGTGGAGCAGGGCGCCGCCGTGGACCGACCCTGCTTCCTGGGGCTGGATGTCGGCGCCGACCGGCAGGTGCGCGTGTCGGGCCGGGTGCTGGAGCTGGGCAGCGGGACCATTACGCTGCCCTGA
- the phaC gene encoding class I poly(R)-hydroxyalkanoic acid synthase → MTAHPSAAWPVPVGVAPDILAQIQADFSRDWQRLADDARAGRLEPPADKRFAGEAWRRSPNHLAMAHAYLLSVRAMQRMVEAANVSEAMRDRLRFSIMQWLDAIAPSNFLALNPDAQESIVASAGRALNEGLANLLRDVGKGRITQTDESQFEIGVNVAVTPGQVVFENPLFQLIQYSPATPTVYRRPLVIVPPNINKFYILDLQPANSFVRHAVEQGYTVFMMSWRNPVPADGDGVDRAQWDDYLENAVLPALRIAGEIAGQPQVNALGFCVGGTLLASALALAHARGERPVAALTLLTALLDFRDTGVLNVFVDETHALLRERQLGAGGLMSGRELATTFSFLRPNELVWNYVVDNYLKGRTPPAFDLLFWNADSTNLPGPFFAWYFRNTYLENNLKVPGRCAVRDVPLDLTTLDMPAYIFGSREDHIVPWTSAYASTQLLRGTQRFVLGASGHIAGVINPPAKKRRSYWTTEPDGDGPAALPGDPAAWLARAQEHPGSWWPDWTAWLADHSGPRVKAPARAGNARYAPIEPAPGRYVKVRAM, encoded by the coding sequence GTGACTGCCCATCCATCCGCAGCATGGCCCGTCCCGGTGGGTGTCGCGCCGGACATCCTGGCCCAGATACAGGCGGACTTCTCCCGCGACTGGCAGCGTCTTGCCGACGATGCCCGTGCCGGGCGCCTGGAGCCGCCCGCGGACAAGCGTTTCGCGGGCGAGGCATGGCGCCGCAGTCCCAATCACCTGGCCATGGCCCATGCCTACCTGCTTTCCGTGCGGGCCATGCAGCGCATGGTCGAAGCGGCCAACGTCAGCGAAGCCATGCGCGACCGCCTGCGCTTTTCCATCATGCAATGGCTGGACGCGATCGCGCCGTCCAACTTCCTGGCCTTGAACCCGGATGCGCAGGAATCGATTGTCGCCTCGGCCGGCAGGGCCTTGAACGAAGGCCTGGCCAACCTCTTGCGGGATGTCGGCAAGGGCCGCATCACGCAGACCGACGAAAGCCAGTTCGAAATCGGCGTCAACGTCGCGGTCACTCCCGGCCAGGTGGTATTCGAGAACCCGCTGTTCCAGTTGATCCAGTACAGTCCGGCGACCCCCACGGTGTACCGGCGGCCGCTGGTCATCGTGCCGCCGAATATCAACAAGTTCTACATCCTGGACCTGCAGCCGGCGAATTCCTTCGTGCGGCACGCGGTGGAGCAGGGCTACACGGTTTTCATGATGTCCTGGCGCAACCCGGTACCCGCCGACGGCGATGGCGTCGACCGCGCGCAATGGGACGATTACCTGGAAAACGCCGTCCTGCCGGCCCTGCGCATCGCCGGCGAGATCGCCGGGCAGCCCCAGGTCAATGCGCTGGGCTTCTGCGTGGGCGGGACGTTGCTGGCCTCGGCGCTGGCCCTGGCCCATGCGCGCGGCGAAAGGCCGGTGGCGGCCCTGACCCTGCTGACGGCATTGCTCGATTTCCGCGACACCGGCGTGCTGAACGTCTTCGTCGATGAAACGCACGCCTTGCTGCGCGAACGCCAGCTGGGCGCCGGGGGCCTGATGTCGGGCCGCGAGCTGGCGACCACCTTCTCTTTCCTGCGGCCCAACGAGCTGGTCTGGAACTACGTGGTGGACAACTACCTGAAGGGGCGCACGCCGCCGGCCTTCGACCTGTTGTTCTGGAATGCGGACAGTACCAATCTGCCCGGGCCGTTCTTCGCCTGGTATTTCCGCAATACGTACCTGGAGAACAATCTGAAGGTCCCCGGCCGCTGCGCCGTCCGCGACGTGCCGCTGGACCTGACCACGCTCGATATGCCGGCCTATATCTTCGGTTCGCGCGAAGACCATATCGTGCCCTGGACCTCGGCCTACGCCTCCACGCAACTGCTGCGCGGCACGCAGCGCTTCGTACTGGGCGCCTCGGGACATATCGCGGGCGTGATCAATCCGCCGGCCAAAAAGCGGCGCAGCTATTGGACCACCGAGCCGGATGGCGATGGCCCGGCCGCGTTGCCGGGCGATCCGGCGGCCTGGCTGGCGCGTGCCCAGGAACATCCCGGCAGTTGGTGGCCGGATTGGACAGCGTGGCTGGCGGACCATTCCGGCCCGCGCGTCAAGGCGCCGGCGCGGGCGGGCAACGCGCGTTACGCGCCCATCGAGCCGGCCCCCGGACGCTATGTCAAGGTCAGGGCCATGTAG
- a CDS encoding iron transporter, with protein MIKQALVLAAGLAMFGAAHAAEYPIGKPAEKGGMEIGAVYLQPIEMDPPGVMRPAKDSDIHLEADIHATANNPTGFPEGEWMPYLVVKFELQKVGSNNVQKGMLMPMVANDGPHYGDNVKLEGPGKYKLKYIISPPTADAHNHFGRHIDKETGVGPWFEPFELDYEFVYAGTGKKGGY; from the coding sequence ATGATCAAACAGGCCCTGGTTTTGGCTGCCGGTCTTGCCATGTTCGGCGCGGCCCATGCCGCGGAATATCCCATCGGCAAGCCCGCCGAGAAAGGCGGGATGGAAATCGGCGCGGTGTATCTGCAGCCCATCGAAATGGATCCTCCCGGCGTCATGCGTCCCGCCAAGGATTCCGACATCCACCTGGAAGCCGATATCCATGCCACGGCCAACAACCCCACCGGTTTCCCCGAGGGCGAATGGATGCCCTACCTGGTCGTGAAGTTCGAGCTGCAGAAGGTGGGCAGCAACAACGTGCAGAAGGGCATGCTGATGCCCATGGTGGCGAATGACGGCCCGCACTATGGCGACAACGTCAAGCTCGAAGGCCCCGGCAAATACAAGCTGAAGTACATCATCTCGCCGCCCACCGCCGATGCGCACAACCACTTCGGCCGCCATATCGACAAGGAAACCGGCGTGGGTCCGTGGTTCGAGCCCTTCGAGCTGGATTACGAATTCGTCTACGCCGGTACCGGCAAGAAGGGTGGCTACTGA